Proteins encoded together in one Bradyrhizobium sp. PSBB068 window:
- a CDS encoding TonB-dependent receptor, translating to MSGNIRRHAAGAASLLFCGMHGGAAFAQTTAPTSTLPDITVTAPQGHATPSGPKKPKTRVATGTNHRARRTGAVSATPESPEQAQARAVASQNTRLDQARATLLAPTGANTYQMSQQFLQSLPQGTNTTLDKALLQAPGVSQDSAASGELHVRNEHANLQYRINGIMLPDGVGAFGQIIDTGIVGSMALITGALPAQYGLRTAGVLDIQTKPDAFNNSGSISVYGGSHGNFTTSVDYGGTVGQTQYYISGRYFGSNVGIENPTPAYNAIHDRTDQEKGFAYVSTAIDPTSRLTYIGGVSNGNYQIPNNPGQPPAFTAYGVSNFDSALLNERQREFNQFNVVAYQKSGDGFDYQVAYFNRYSQLHFTPDPVGDLLFNGVASDVYRQSFVNGIQEDTSYRLGFAHTLKFGMSFSAERSLVNNGSTVLPLDDAGNPIDAPFSVFDSNAKTGYLFSTYIADEWKVTNQLTLNAGLRFDQMWQYVDANQLSPRVSLTWKPIEGTTFHAGYARNFTPPEQVLAAPTNLSLVQNTTAQPATSTNDPVLPERSHVFDIGVTQKVYAIPGLEVGMDAYYKIATDLLDDGQFGQAYVLTAFNYAKGTNEGVELTARYDHDNLHLYGNVAIARQVATNVVSNQYLFDPDKLAYIANNYVNTDHAQAVTASVGGWYQWHDTKFSASLIYGSGLRDGFANTGTVPPYSQVNVGVSHDFNIVAPNKPTTLRLDVVNLFDTVYQIRDGSGIGVFAAQYGPRRGVYAGITQKF from the coding sequence ATGTCAGGAAACATCCGACGACACGCCGCCGGCGCGGCTTCGCTTCTGTTCTGCGGGATGCATGGCGGCGCCGCATTCGCGCAGACAACGGCGCCGACCAGCACCCTTCCGGACATCACGGTGACGGCGCCGCAAGGCCACGCCACGCCGTCAGGGCCGAAGAAGCCGAAGACGCGCGTTGCGACCGGAACCAATCACCGTGCGCGACGAACCGGCGCGGTCTCGGCAACCCCGGAATCTCCCGAGCAGGCTCAAGCCCGAGCCGTCGCGAGCCAGAATACGCGGCTCGACCAGGCTCGCGCCACCCTGCTGGCGCCGACCGGCGCCAACACCTACCAGATGAGCCAGCAGTTCCTGCAGTCCTTGCCGCAGGGAACCAACACCACGCTAGACAAGGCGCTGCTGCAGGCGCCCGGAGTCTCGCAGGATTCGGCCGCCAGCGGCGAACTGCATGTGCGCAACGAGCACGCCAACCTGCAATACCGCATCAACGGGATCATGCTGCCGGACGGCGTTGGCGCCTTCGGCCAGATCATCGACACCGGAATCGTCGGCAGCATGGCGCTGATCACCGGCGCGTTGCCGGCGCAGTACGGGTTGCGCACCGCCGGCGTGCTCGACATCCAGACCAAGCCAGATGCCTTCAACAACTCCGGCAGCATCAGCGTCTATGGCGGCAGCCATGGCAACTTCACCACCAGCGTCGACTATGGCGGCACGGTCGGACAAACCCAGTACTACATCTCGGGCCGCTATTTCGGCAGCAATGTCGGCATCGAGAACCCGACGCCGGCCTATAACGCGATCCACGACCGCACCGATCAGGAGAAAGGCTTTGCCTATGTCTCGACGGCGATCGATCCGACCAGCCGGCTGACCTATATCGGCGGCGTCTCCAACGGCAACTACCAGATCCCGAACAATCCCGGCCAGCCGCCGGCCTTCACCGCCTACGGCGTCTCCAACTTCGATTCCGCGCTGCTCAACGAGCGGCAGCGCGAGTTCAACCAGTTCAACGTCGTGGCCTATCAGAAGTCGGGCGACGGCTTCGACTACCAGGTCGCCTATTTCAACCGCTACAGCCAGTTGCACTTCACGCCGGATCCGGTCGGCGATCTCCTGTTCAACGGGGTAGCTTCGGACGTGTATCGTCAGAGCTTTGTCAACGGAATCCAGGAAGACACGTCCTACAGGCTGGGCTTCGCGCACACGCTGAAGTTCGGCATGTCGTTCAGCGCCGAGCGCTCGCTGGTCAATAATGGTTCGACCGTGCTGCCGCTCGACGATGCCGGCAACCCGATCGACGCACCATTCTCCGTGTTCGATTCCAACGCCAAGACCGGATATTTGTTCTCCACCTACATCGCCGACGAATGGAAGGTCACCAACCAGCTGACGCTCAATGCCGGCCTGCGCTTCGACCAGATGTGGCAATATGTCGACGCCAACCAGCTCAGCCCCCGGGTCAGCCTGACCTGGAAGCCTATCGAGGGCACGACCTTCCATGCCGGCTATGCGCGCAACTTCACGCCGCCCGAGCAGGTGCTGGCGGCGCCGACCAACCTCTCGCTGGTGCAGAACACGACGGCGCAGCCGGCGACATCAACCAATGATCCCGTGCTGCCGGAGCGCTCGCATGTGTTTGATATCGGTGTCACACAAAAGGTCTATGCGATCCCCGGCCTCGAAGTCGGCATGGACGCCTATTACAAGATCGCGACCGACCTGCTCGACGACGGCCAGTTCGGCCAGGCCTATGTGCTGACCGCCTTCAACTATGCGAAAGGCACCAATGAAGGCGTCGAGTTGACGGCGAGATACGACCACGACAATCTGCATCTCTACGGCAATGTCGCCATCGCCAGGCAGGTCGCCACCAACGTCGTGTCGAACCAGTATCTGTTTGATCCGGACAAACTGGCCTACATCGCCAACAACTACGTCAACACCGATCATGCCCAGGCGGTGACCGCATCGGTGGGCGGCTGGTATCAATGGCACGACACCAAGTTCAGCGCGTCGCTGATCTACGGCTCAGGCCTGCGCGACGGCTTTGCCAACACCGGCACGGTGCCGCCCTATTCGCAGGTCAACGTCGGCGTCTCGCACGACTTCAACATCGTCGCGCCGAACAAGCCGACAACGCTGCGCCTCGACGTCGTCAACCTGTTCGACACCGTCTACCAGATCCGCGACGGCTCCGGCATCGGCGTCTTCGCCGCGCAATACGGCCCGCGCCGCGGCGTCTATGCCGGCATCACGCAGAAGTTCTGA
- a CDS encoding DUF2946 family protein: protein MKWFRSNIRHGARLALLALSIQFVLSFGHFHAIAPARAATSASAQRSQTSIEAAVSSLAAHVENASRDERRSNPDSDQAADLCAICAVVAMVNSAMPAPALPPLQLPDAAALLAWHVDNYAAPVDIGRLQHQPRAPPIS from the coding sequence ATGAAGTGGTTTCGCTCGAACATCAGACACGGGGCTCGGCTGGCGCTGTTGGCGCTGTCGATCCAGTTCGTGCTGTCGTTCGGGCATTTTCATGCCATTGCGCCGGCGCGGGCGGCGACCAGCGCATCGGCGCAGCGATCGCAAACTTCGATCGAGGCCGCCGTCAGCTCGCTGGCGGCGCATGTCGAGAACGCCTCGCGCGACGAGCGGCGCTCGAATCCGGATTCCGACCAGGCCGCGGACCTTTGCGCCATCTGCGCCGTCGTGGCGATGGTCAACTCGGCGATGCCGGCGCCGGCACTGCCTCCGCTGCAGCTGCCGGATGCCGCAGCGCTGCTCGCTTGGCACGTCGACAATTATGCGGCGCCGGTCGACATCGGCCGGCTGCAGCATCAGCCGCGCGCGCCTCCGATCTCCTGA
- a CDS encoding SDR family oxidoreductase, with protein sequence MDMQGKIALVTAAASGAGRAGALILAREGAAVAVVDQNEAGAKAVVDEIKRGGGRALALAGDLRDDKFSRDIVAATVKEFGGLDCVWNHLGIPGPSVIDDLEGWDLSVDLNLRSQLITTNAALAQMTARRKGSILFTASTSGLVGSPWSPTYSAAKAGVIGLARALAKRHAKDGVRVNAICPGAIDTPMLRVFVNRPDQPGHNTADAEELIKAAVTRNPMGRAARPEEIAEVAVFLLSDKASFVTGIAMPVDGGTVA encoded by the coding sequence ATGGACATGCAAGGCAAGATCGCACTCGTCACCGCCGCGGCGTCGGGCGCCGGCCGCGCCGGCGCGCTCATCCTCGCGCGCGAGGGCGCGGCGGTTGCGGTGGTCGACCAGAACGAGGCCGGCGCGAAGGCGGTGGTCGACGAGATCAAAAGAGGCGGCGGGCGCGCGCTGGCGCTGGCCGGCGATCTGCGCGACGACAAGTTTTCGCGTGACATCGTCGCGGCGACCGTCAAGGAATTCGGCGGGCTCGACTGCGTGTGGAACCATCTCGGCATTCCCGGACCGTCCGTGATCGACGATCTGGAGGGCTGGGATCTCAGCGTCGATCTCAACCTGCGCTCGCAGCTGATCACCACCAATGCTGCGCTCGCGCAGATGACGGCGCGGCGCAAGGGCAGCATCCTGTTCACCGCGTCGACCTCGGGCCTGGTCGGCTCGCCGTGGAGCCCGACCTATTCGGCGGCCAAGGCCGGCGTCATCGGCCTGGCGCGGGCGCTCGCCAAGCGCCACGCCAAGGACGGCGTGCGCGTCAATGCGATCTGTCCCGGTGCGATCGACACGCCGATGCTGCGGGTGTTCGTCAACCGGCCCGACCAGCCGGGCCACAATACGGCCGATGCCGAGGAACTGATCAAGGCCGCGGTCACCCGCAACCCGATGGGCCGCGCCGCGCGTCCCGAGGAGATCGCGGAGGTCGCGGTGTTCCTCCTGTCGGACAAGGCGTCGTTCGTCACCGGCATCGCGATGCCGGTCGACGGCGGGACGGTGGCGTAG
- a CDS encoding TonB-dependent receptor, translating to MVQTSRTARTRAAPAQTAAAPEGGTGVPGPSERDASLIDRDKVPSNTEVLTSDDFSRNYSTNFLDSVNRKLPGVTLTDETGNPFQRNLDYRGFVASPVQGTPQGIAIYQNGVRINESWGDVVNWDFIPEKAIDRVSLVPNNPVYGLNAIGGALSIQMKNGFTYQGSEAELFGGSYGRVQGSVQAGGQRDNISAYAAFESAYDRGWRDYANQSHINRMYVDVGARNDQTEFHVNFTGASNLLGNVAATPVEMLNQRWSSVYTWPQSTLLQLAFVNATLSHNFSDTWSFQGNAYFRGFRQSHVDGNGTNVQPCDDPTTLCIGDGLPIFGPADGPPTPNTLGNAFLGEVDRNQTATNSYGGTAQLTNSDQLFGHDNHVVMGVSVDHGNTKFTATSELGTVAPNNLFVTGTGVFINQPDAGLSPVDLRATNTYTGVYLTDTFDVTNRFSVTAGGRFNYAQIDLKDQTGTNDLLNSSNRFQRFNPVIGGTFKITPNLTAYAGYSEANRAPTPLELGCSDPNHPCMIDSFLVADPPLKQVVSHTVEAGLRGGWGRDAKTGVLSWGLGVFHTLSDDDIIRVASPLGVNNFGFFQNAGQTLRQGIEAKLDYRLDRWNAYANYTYVDATYRSAITLFSPNNPNALTNDAGAEFVNVSPGDHIPGIPAHRFKAGVDYNVTDAWKVGADVNVVGSQWLIRDDTNQSPKVPAYSVVNLHTSYQITKNIEVFGLINNVFNQHYYLSGTFFQTGGFTSAGGLPNLMAQLSDPRTFVPGMPLAAYAGIRAKF from the coding sequence GTGGTGCAGACCTCACGAACCGCGCGAACGCGGGCCGCGCCGGCGCAAACCGCGGCGGCGCCTGAGGGCGGCACCGGCGTCCCCGGCCCCTCCGAGCGCGACGCGAGCCTGATCGATCGCGACAAGGTGCCGTCGAACACCGAGGTGCTGACATCAGACGATTTCAGCCGCAACTACTCGACCAATTTCCTGGACTCGGTGAACCGCAAGCTGCCCGGCGTCACGCTCACGGACGAGACCGGCAATCCGTTCCAGCGCAATCTCGACTACCGCGGCTTCGTTGCTTCGCCGGTCCAGGGCACGCCACAGGGCATCGCGATCTACCAGAACGGCGTGCGCATCAACGAATCCTGGGGCGACGTGGTCAACTGGGATTTCATCCCGGAGAAGGCCATCGACCGTGTTTCGCTGGTTCCCAACAATCCCGTGTACGGTCTCAACGCGATCGGCGGCGCGCTCAGCATCCAGATGAAGAACGGCTTCACCTACCAAGGCTCCGAGGCTGAACTGTTCGGCGGCTCCTACGGGCGTGTGCAGGGCAGCGTGCAGGCCGGCGGCCAGAGGGACAACATCTCCGCCTACGCGGCATTCGAATCCGCCTATGATCGCGGCTGGCGCGACTACGCCAACCAGTCTCACATCAACCGGATGTATGTCGACGTCGGCGCGCGCAACGACCAGACCGAATTTCACGTCAATTTCACCGGCGCCAGCAATCTGCTCGGCAACGTCGCGGCGACGCCGGTCGAGATGCTCAATCAGCGCTGGTCCAGCGTCTACACCTGGCCGCAATCGACGCTGCTTCAGCTCGCTTTCGTCAACGCCACCTTGAGTCACAATTTCTCGGACACCTGGTCGTTCCAGGGCAACGCCTACTTCCGTGGCTTTCGGCAGTCTCATGTCGACGGCAACGGCACCAACGTCCAGCCGTGCGACGATCCCACCACCTTGTGCATCGGCGATGGCCTTCCGATCTTTGGTCCAGCGGACGGCCCGCCGACTCCGAACACGCTGGGCAATGCGTTCCTTGGCGAAGTGGACCGCAACCAGACCGCGACTAACAGCTACGGCGGCACAGCCCAGTTGACCAACTCGGACCAGCTGTTCGGGCACGACAACCACGTCGTGATGGGCGTTAGCGTCGATCACGGCAACACGAAATTCACGGCGACCAGCGAACTCGGAACGGTCGCCCCGAACAACCTGTTCGTGACCGGCACCGGTGTCTTCATCAACCAGCCCGACGCAGGCCTCAGCCCGGTCGATCTGCGCGCCACCAACACCTACACCGGCGTCTATCTCACCGATACGTTCGACGTGACCAACAGATTCTCGGTGACCGCCGGCGGGCGCTTCAATTACGCCCAGATCGATCTGAAGGACCAGACCGGCACCAACGACCTGCTCAACAGCAGCAACCGCTTCCAGCGCTTCAACCCGGTGATCGGCGGCACCTTCAAGATCACGCCGAACCTCACCGCCTATGCCGGCTATTCGGAAGCTAACCGTGCGCCGACGCCGCTGGAACTCGGCTGCTCCGATCCCAACCATCCCTGCATGATCGACAGCTTCCTGGTGGCCGATCCGCCGCTGAAGCAGGTGGTGTCGCACACCGTGGAAGCGGGCCTCCGCGGCGGCTGGGGGCGCGATGCGAAGACGGGTGTGCTGAGCTGGGGCCTCGGCGTGTTCCACACCTTGTCCGACGACGACATCATCCGGGTCGCGAGCCCGCTCGGCGTCAACAATTTCGGCTTCTTCCAGAACGCCGGGCAGACCCTGCGGCAGGGCATCGAGGCCAAGCTCGACTATCGTCTCGATCGCTGGAACGCCTATGCCAACTACACCTATGTCGACGCGACCTATCGGAGCGCGATCACGCTGTTCTCGCCGAACAATCCGAATGCCCTGACCAACGATGCCGGCGCGGAATTCGTCAACGTCAGTCCGGGTGACCACATCCCGGGCATTCCCGCACATCGTTTCAAGGCCGGCGTCGACTACAACGTCACCGATGCGTGGAAGGTCGGCGCCGATGTCAACGTCGTCGGCAGCCAGTGGCTGATCCGTGACGACACCAACCAGAGCCCGAAGGTGCCGGCCTACTCGGTCGTCAATCTGCACACGTCATACCAGATCACGAAGAACATCGAGGTGTTCGGCCTGATCAACAATGTGTTCAACCAGCATTACTATCTGAGCGGCACGTTCTTCCAGACCGGCGGTTTCACCAGTGCCGGAGGTCTCCCCAACCTGATGGCGCAGCTGAGCGATCCACGCACCTTCGTGCCCGGCATGCCACTCGCCGCCTACGCCGGCATCAGGGCGAAGTTTTAG
- a CDS encoding response regulator transcription factor yields the protein MRVLIVDDHPIVIAACQALLADEAEMTVMAAADAASGLASFAADAPEVCVLDINLPSVSGLELAQQILGKDAEARIVIFSINDDPVFVARAVDIGVKGYVSKSGDPNDLVIAIREVGSGGTFLPSRSRRNAALIDPPVAANRLAQISPREASILRQLATGRSLAEIAKLIGVSYGTVANDTAIMRHKLGVRSTKELVRLAAEISAKLPR from the coding sequence ATGCGAGTCCTGATCGTCGACGATCATCCGATCGTCATCGCGGCTTGCCAGGCTTTGCTGGCTGACGAGGCCGAAATGACCGTCATGGCCGCCGCGGATGCGGCAAGCGGCCTGGCGTCATTCGCCGCCGATGCCCCGGAGGTCTGTGTCCTCGACATCAATCTGCCGTCGGTGTCTGGCCTCGAGCTCGCGCAGCAGATTCTCGGGAAGGATGCCGAAGCCCGTATCGTCATCTTCAGCATCAATGACGATCCGGTCTTCGTCGCGCGCGCCGTCGACATCGGTGTCAAGGGCTACGTGTCCAAGTCCGGAGATCCCAACGACCTGGTCATTGCCATCCGCGAAGTCGGAAGCGGAGGCACGTTCCTGCCGTCCCGAAGTCGCCGGAATGCGGCATTGATAGACCCGCCGGTTGCGGCCAACCGGCTCGCGCAGATCAGTCCTCGGGAAGCCAGCATCCTTCGTCAGCTCGCGACCGGACGCAGCCTGGCCGAGATCGCGAAACTGATCGGCGTTTCCTACGGCACCGTCGCGAACGACACGGCGATCATGCGACACAAGCTCGGCGTTCGCTCGACAAAGGAATTGGTTCGGCTGGCGGCGGAAATCTCCGCAAAGCTACCGCGCTGA
- a CDS encoding PQQ-dependent dehydrogenase, methanol/ethanol family, translated as MKRLLSFETTHCIADRRSPSPRSALATIALASVLGLAVFCGASAQDATPDRIKAVTSKVDSDFIKANAATSKDWPTIGLDYAETRFSKLNQINAGNVKDLGLVWSYNLESSRGVEATPVVVDGIMYQTASWSLVHAIDARSGKKLWSFDPGVDRSKGYKGCCDVVNRGVAVYKGKVFVAAYDGRLIALDAATGQKVWEKDTLIDHDHSYTITGAPRAFNGKVVIGQGGAEYGARGYITAYDTETGNQLWRWFTVPGDPSKPFEDASMEAAAKTWDPAGKYWLNGGGGTPWDTITYDPELNMVYVGTGNGAPWNRKIRSPSGGDNLYLASLVALNADTGKYIWHYQETPGDNWDYTSTQPMILADLTIEGAPRKVILHAPKNGFFFVVDRTNGKFISAKNFVDVNWATGYDANGRPIEVPAARGDAPYDAVPGPYGAHNWHPMSFNPQTGLVYLPAQNVPVNLTPEKSFAQNAATPGKFGGTTGWNVGFVLNGEPPKAPAFGKLIAWDPVKQKEAWKVDYVSPWNGGTLTTAGNLVFQGTADGRFVAYDATSGKTLWETPTGTGVVAAASTYTIDGQQYVSIAVGWGGVFGIATRATEYQNPGTVYTFALNGKAKMPEFVKYQTEGLLQGVKYDPKDVPEGTALYVAACATCHGVPGVDRGGNVRNLGYVPAEEIANLKDIVFAGPFRDRGMPDFTGKLTEADVVKIQAFIQGTADAIRPKSK; from the coding sequence ATGAAGCGTTTGCTGTCGTTCGAGACTACGCACTGCATTGCAGATCGGAGAAGCCCATCTCCGCGATCGGCCCTCGCGACGATCGCTCTCGCCTCGGTCCTTGGTCTTGCGGTTTTCTGCGGTGCTTCGGCACAGGACGCAACTCCCGACCGCATCAAGGCCGTCACGTCGAAAGTCGACAGCGATTTCATCAAGGCGAATGCGGCGACATCGAAGGATTGGCCGACGATCGGTCTCGATTACGCAGAGACGCGGTTCAGCAAGCTCAACCAGATCAATGCCGGAAACGTGAAGGACCTCGGGCTGGTCTGGAGCTACAATCTCGAATCGTCGCGCGGCGTCGAGGCGACGCCCGTCGTGGTCGACGGCATCATGTATCAGACGGCGTCATGGAGCCTGGTTCACGCGATCGATGCACGCAGCGGCAAGAAGCTCTGGTCGTTCGACCCGGGCGTCGACCGCTCGAAGGGCTACAAGGGTTGCTGCGATGTGGTCAATCGCGGCGTCGCCGTCTACAAGGGCAAGGTGTTCGTTGCCGCCTATGATGGACGCCTGATCGCGCTCGATGCCGCCACCGGCCAGAAGGTCTGGGAAAAGGACACGTTGATCGATCACGATCACTCCTACACCATCACTGGCGCACCGCGCGCCTTCAACGGCAAGGTGGTGATCGGGCAGGGCGGCGCCGAATACGGCGCGCGCGGTTACATCACGGCCTATGACACCGAGACCGGCAACCAGCTCTGGCGCTGGTTCACCGTGCCTGGCGATCCCTCGAAGCCGTTCGAGGACGCCTCGATGGAAGCCGCGGCCAAGACCTGGGACCCGGCCGGCAAATACTGGCTCAATGGCGGCGGCGGCACGCCGTGGGACACCATCACCTACGATCCCGAGCTGAACATGGTCTATGTCGGCACCGGCAACGGCGCGCCGTGGAATCGCAAGATCCGCAGCCCCTCCGGCGGCGACAATCTCTACCTCGCCTCGCTCGTGGCGCTGAATGCCGATACCGGCAAATACATCTGGCACTACCAGGAGACGCCCGGCGACAATTGGGACTACACCTCGACCCAGCCGATGATCCTGGCCGACCTCACGATCGAGGGCGCGCCGCGCAAGGTGATTCTCCATGCGCCGAAGAACGGCTTCTTCTTCGTCGTCGACCGCACCAACGGCAAGTTCATCTCGGCGAAGAATTTCGTCGATGTGAACTGGGCGACCGGCTACGACGCCAATGGACGGCCAATCGAAGTGCCGGCCGCGCGTGGCGATGCGCCCTATGACGCCGTGCCCGGGCCGTATGGTGCCCACAACTGGCATCCGATGTCGTTCAATCCGCAGACCGGCCTCGTCTACCTGCCCGCGCAGAACGTGCCGGTCAATCTGACGCCGGAAAAGTCGTTTGCACAGAATGCCGCGACGCCGGGCAAGTTCGGCGGCACGACCGGCTGGAACGTCGGCTTCGTGCTCAACGGCGAGCCGCCGAAGGCGCCCGCGTTCGGCAAGTTGATCGCGTGGGATCCGGTCAAGCAGAAGGAAGCCTGGAAGGTCGATTATGTGTCGCCGTGGAATGGAGGCACGCTGACCACTGCCGGCAATCTGGTGTTCCAGGGCACCGCCGACGGACGTTTCGTGGCGTACGATGCGACCAGCGGAAAGACGCTGTGGGAGACGCCGACCGGCACCGGCGTGGTCGCCGCGGCATCGACCTACACGATCGACGGCCAGCAATATGTCTCGATCGCGGTCGGCTGGGGCGGCGTGTTCGGCATCGCTACGCGCGCGACCGAGTACCAGAATCCCGGCACGGTCTACACCTTCGCGCTCAACGGCAAGGCCAAGATGCCGGAGTTCGTGAAGTATCAGACCGAAGGCCTGCTGCAGGGCGTGAAGTACGATCCGAAGGACGTGCCCGAAGGCACCGCGCTCTATGTTGCCGCCTGCGCCACCTGTCATGGCGTTCCCGGCGTCGATCGCGGCGGCAATGTCAGAAATCTCGGCTATGTCCCTGCCGAGGAAATCGCCAACCTGAAGGACATCGTCTTCGCCGGGCCGTTCCGCGACCGCGGCATGCCGGATTTCACCGGCAAGCTGACCGAAGCTGACGTGGTGAAGATTCAGGCCTTCATCCAGGGGACCGCGGACGCGATCCGGCCGAAGAGCAAATAG
- a CDS encoding RraA family protein, whose product MAIGFAIHKAKRKVSPDLVTRYRTLPVANISDVMSRIAGTNRLRPMHAGGWLGGPALTVKTRPGDNLMVHKAIDLAQPGDVIVVDAGGVLVNAIIGEIMSTLAEKKGVAGFVIDGSIRDAGAIRAGSFPVFAAGVAHRGPYKDGPGEINCAVAIDGMIVEPGDLIVADDDGVLCVPHDDAEAICKLTEAKKATEEKAIQQILAGTSDRRWVDEALQRLGCEFKD is encoded by the coding sequence ATGGCCATAGGATTTGCAATTCACAAGGCGAAACGGAAGGTCTCGCCTGATCTCGTCACGCGCTACCGCACCCTGCCGGTCGCCAATATCAGCGATGTGATGTCGCGCATCGCGGGCACCAACCGGCTGCGGCCGATGCATGCAGGCGGCTGGCTCGGCGGCCCGGCGCTGACGGTCAAGACCCGCCCCGGCGACAATCTGATGGTGCACAAGGCGATCGACCTCGCCCAGCCCGGCGATGTGATCGTGGTCGACGCCGGCGGCGTGCTGGTCAACGCCATCATCGGCGAGATCATGTCGACGCTGGCGGAGAAGAAGGGCGTGGCGGGCTTCGTGATCGACGGCTCGATCCGCGATGCCGGCGCGATCCGCGCAGGATCGTTCCCGGTCTTCGCTGCCGGCGTCGCCCATCGCGGGCCCTACAAGGACGGGCCGGGCGAGATCAATTGCGCTGTTGCGATCGACGGCATGATCGTCGAGCCCGGCGATCTCATCGTGGCCGACGATGACGGCGTGCTCTGCGTGCCCCATGACGACGCCGAGGCCATCTGCAAGCTGACCGAGGCCAAGAAGGCCACCGAGGAAAAGGCCATCCAGCAGATCCTTGCCGGCACCAGCGACCGCCGCTGGGTCGATGAGGCCCTGCAGCGCCTCGGCTGTGAGTTCAAGGACTGA
- a CDS encoding amidohydrolase: MIIDCHGHYTTEPAKLQIFRDKQLAGLADRSRRPLTTNLGITDDEIRTSVEGAQLRLQKERGTDVTIFSPRAAGMAHHVGKEATSREWTTICNDLVHRVCTLFPQNFVPVCQLPQSPGVAPKNCIEELERCVTQLGFVGCNLNPDPAGGYWCDPPLTDEWWYPLYEKMVELDVPAMVHVSSSCNPCFHGTGAHYLNGDTTAFMQFLTSDLFKRFPTLRFIIPHGGGAVPYHWGRYRGLAQDMKLPPLSEHLLKNVFFDTCVYHLPGIELLTRVIPVENILFASEMVGAVRGIDPETGHHFDDTRRYIDALPLSAEDKAKIFEGNARRVYPRLNAHLDRRAH, translated from the coding sequence ATGATCATCGATTGTCACGGCCACTACACCACCGAGCCGGCCAAGCTGCAGATCTTCCGCGACAAGCAGCTCGCCGGCCTTGCCGACAGGTCGCGCCGGCCGCTCACCACCAATCTCGGCATCACCGATGACGAGATCCGCACCAGCGTCGAGGGCGCGCAGCTTCGCTTGCAGAAGGAGCGCGGCACCGACGTCACCATCTTCTCGCCGCGCGCCGCCGGCATGGCGCATCATGTCGGCAAGGAAGCGACCAGCCGGGAATGGACCACGATCTGCAACGACCTCGTGCATCGGGTCTGCACGCTGTTTCCACAAAACTTCGTCCCGGTCTGCCAGTTGCCGCAGAGCCCTGGAGTGGCGCCCAAGAACTGCATCGAGGAGCTCGAGCGTTGCGTCACGCAACTCGGCTTCGTCGGCTGCAACCTCAACCCCGATCCCGCCGGCGGCTATTGGTGCGATCCGCCGCTGACAGATGAGTGGTGGTACCCGCTGTACGAGAAGATGGTCGAGCTCGACGTGCCCGCGATGGTCCATGTCTCCTCGTCCTGCAATCCCTGCTTCCACGGCACCGGCGCGCATTACCTCAACGGCGACACCACCGCCTTCATGCAGTTCCTGACCTCGGACCTGTTCAAGCGCTTCCCGACCTTGCGCTTCATCATCCCGCACGGCGGCGGCGCGGTGCCCTATCACTGGGGCCGCTACCGCGGCCTCGCACAGGACATGAAGCTGCCGCCGCTGTCGGAGCATCTGCTGAAGAACGTGTTCTTCGACACCTGCGTCTACCATTTGCCCGGCATCGAGCTGTTGACCCGGGTGATCCCGGTCGAGAACATCCTGTTCGCATCGGAGATGGTCGGTGCGGTCCGCGGCATCGATCCCGAGACAGGGCATCACTTCGACGACACCCGCCGCTATATCGATGCGTTGCCGCTCAGCGCCGAGGACAAGGCCAAGATCTTTGAAGGCAATGCCCGCCGCGTCTATCCTCGCCTCAACGCCCATCTCGACCGCCGCGCGCACTGA